In Opitutaceae bacterium TAV5, one genomic interval encodes:
- a CDS encoding 6-phosphofructokinase: MAEELTGNVLVGQSGGPTAVINASVAGVVSEALNHECIEEIYGTLNGVLGILNEDLIDLASESQQAIRGLRYTPGAALGTCRYKLKKQQDFDRVLEVFKAHNIRYFFYAGGNDSQDTADKISKLAAQQGYDLRVIGIPKTIDNDLPVTDHCPGYGSVIKYISTTVREIACDNEAMGQHDLVQIVEVMGRNAGWIAAGAALAKRRDHPHDAPHLIYLPEVPFTTEKFVADVQRVLKREKYCLIVVGEGLVDADGNYISAEDKTDAFGHSQLGGAADYLQSLVEQNLPGVKARTVKLGMAQRAAAHAGSKADADEAYLAGTKAVEAAVNGETDVMVTLVRGDTDHYTCETALAPLSDIANGVKKLPREWINEDGVSMNHQFVRYATPLIQGETPVPYENGLPSFAKLEKVRVDKKLAAYEL; encoded by the coding sequence ATGGCCGAAGAACTCACAGGAAATGTCCTGGTAGGGCAATCAGGGGGCCCCACCGCCGTCATCAATGCCAGCGTCGCCGGAGTCGTCTCCGAAGCGCTCAACCACGAATGCATCGAGGAAATCTATGGCACGCTCAACGGCGTCCTCGGCATCCTCAACGAAGACCTGATCGACCTTGCGTCCGAATCGCAGCAGGCCATCCGCGGCCTCCGCTACACGCCCGGCGCCGCCCTCGGCACCTGCCGCTACAAACTCAAGAAACAACAGGATTTCGATCGCGTGCTCGAAGTTTTCAAGGCGCACAACATCCGCTACTTCTTCTACGCGGGCGGCAACGACTCCCAGGACACCGCCGACAAGATCTCCAAGCTCGCCGCCCAGCAGGGCTATGACCTCCGGGTCATCGGCATCCCGAAGACCATCGACAACGACCTGCCGGTGACCGACCACTGCCCCGGCTACGGCTCCGTCATCAAGTATATCTCCACGACCGTCCGTGAGATCGCCTGCGACAACGAGGCCATGGGCCAGCACGACCTCGTGCAGATCGTCGAGGTCATGGGCCGCAATGCCGGCTGGATCGCCGCCGGCGCCGCCCTCGCCAAGCGCCGCGATCATCCGCACGACGCCCCGCACCTCATCTACCTCCCCGAAGTGCCTTTCACCACGGAGAAGTTCGTCGCCGACGTGCAGCGCGTCCTCAAGCGCGAGAAATACTGTCTCATCGTCGTCGGCGAAGGCCTTGTCGACGCCGACGGCAATTATATCTCCGCCGAGGACAAGACCGACGCCTTCGGCCACTCCCAGCTCGGGGGCGCCGCCGACTACCTGCAAAGCCTCGTCGAGCAAAACCTGCCCGGCGTCAAGGCCCGCACCGTCAAGCTCGGCATGGCCCAGCGCGCCGCCGCCCATGCCGGCTCGAAGGCCGACGCCGACGAGGCCTACCTCGCCGGCACCAAGGCCGTCGAGGCCGCCGTCAATGGCGAGACCGACGTCATGGTCACCCTCGTCCGTGGCGACACCGACCACTATACCTGCGAAACCGCGCTCGCCCCCCTGAGCGACATCGCCAACGGCGTCAAAAAACTCCCCCGCGAGTGGATCAACGAAGACGGCGTGAGCATGAACCACCAGTTTGTCCGCTACGCCACTCCGCTCATCCAGGGCGAGACGCCGGTTCCCTACGAAAACGGCCTCCCCTCCTTCGCGAAGCTGGAAAAAGTCCGCGTCGACAAAAAGCTCGCCGCCTACGAACTCTGA
- a CDS encoding tyrosine recombinase XerD, producing the protein MTGDPVDPPLPPVPDGLPETLAEPITDFGNALTLERGRSDRTLEAYESDLLQCAAFLLRKKNVRDWRAATGADAMDWLYSLDGYDYSVASLARKLSALRMFARHLVRERVRPDDFTELLQGPKLVRRVPGTLNAEEVSRLLAAPAGGSPHALRDRAILELFYSSGLRVSELSGLTLQQIDLENGFLRVFGKGAKERVVPVGGKARDAVAVYLESGRPHFVKAKTGSPLFLSERGTAISRKMLWVLVKKYTKAAGITRPVKPHLLRHSFATHLLSGGADLRAIQEMLGHANIATTQIYTAVEERRLVDQHAKFHPRNQGGQGTPEKPA; encoded by the coding sequence ATGACGGGCGACCCGGTCGATCCCCCCCTCCCCCCGGTCCCGGACGGATTGCCCGAAACCCTGGCGGAGCCGATCACGGATTTCGGCAACGCGCTCACGCTCGAGCGCGGGCGTTCGGACCGGACGCTGGAGGCTTACGAAAGCGACTTGCTACAGTGCGCGGCGTTTCTGCTGCGCAAAAAAAACGTGCGCGACTGGCGCGCGGCGACGGGCGCGGATGCGATGGACTGGCTGTATTCGCTCGACGGGTACGACTACAGCGTGGCGAGCCTGGCGCGGAAGCTGTCGGCGCTGCGGATGTTTGCCCGGCATCTCGTGCGCGAGCGGGTGCGGCCGGACGATTTTACGGAGTTGTTGCAGGGGCCGAAGCTGGTGCGGCGCGTGCCGGGCACGCTCAATGCGGAGGAGGTGTCGCGCCTGCTCGCCGCGCCGGCGGGCGGGTCGCCCCACGCGCTGCGCGATCGGGCGATCCTGGAGCTGTTTTATTCGAGCGGGCTGCGCGTCTCGGAGCTTTCGGGGCTGACCTTGCAGCAGATCGACCTGGAAAACGGTTTTCTGCGCGTTTTCGGCAAGGGAGCGAAGGAGCGTGTGGTGCCGGTGGGAGGCAAGGCGCGCGATGCGGTGGCGGTTTACCTGGAATCGGGGCGTCCGCATTTCGTGAAGGCGAAGACGGGCAGCCCGCTTTTTCTCAGCGAACGCGGCACGGCGATCTCGCGCAAGATGCTCTGGGTGCTGGTCAAGAAATACACGAAGGCGGCGGGCATCACCAGGCCGGTGAAGCCGCACCTGCTGCGGCATTCATTCGCGACACACCTGTTGAGCGGCGGAGCGGATCTGCGGGCCATCCAGGAAATGCTCGGCCATGCCAATATCGCGACGACGCAGATCTACACGGCGGTGGAAGAGCGGCGGCTGGTGGACCAGCACGCGAAATTTCATCCGCGAAACCAGGGAGGGCAGGGGACGCCGGAGAAGCCGGCTTGA